TCAAGGCTCTGCCGCCAGAAGATACAGAAAAAAATGAAAAAGGGGTCACAGTCGTGACCCGCAGTGGCCTGATTAAGCTAGAAGAAATTTATAAAAAGACCATTTTCGAAGATGAGCCAGTTAGCGAAGAAGTCAAACAGCGCGAGTTAATGGAAATCTTAGTGGATGAAAAAAATGCTGAGATTTTGCGTCTTTATGAGCAACTCAAGGCTAAAGATAACCAGCTGGCTAAGAAAGACGAACAACTCCGTGTCAAGGACGTGCAGATTGCTGAAAAAGATAAGCAG
Above is a window of Streptococcus cristatus ATCC 51100 DNA encoding:
- a CDS encoding DUF536 domain-containing protein, whose translation is MAIEKTVSELAEILGVSRQAINNRVKALPPEDTEKNEKGVTVVTRSGLIKLEEIYKKTIFEDEPVSEEVKQRELMEILVDEKNAEILRLYEQLKAKDNQLAKKDEQLRVKDVQIAEKDKQLDQQQQLTAKAMSERETLLLELDEAKEKVQKQENKGFFARLFGK